In Labrus mixtus chromosome 3, fLabMix1.1, whole genome shotgun sequence, a single window of DNA contains:
- the midn gene encoding midnolin encodes MPKLGEQTGKQQTSARSFTVFATIIGYRMDQHPSARSCTSRGASSCEAVSTEPSMNLYIHSTTGTRFELSLPLEETVEGLKRRLSQKLKVPKERLALLHKDTRLSSGKLQDLGISDGSKLTLVPTVEAGLMSQASRPEQSVMQALESLTETQVSDFLSGRSPLTLALRVGDHMMFVQLQLAAQQSGGPQLQHRHVITRGNADTAVGQPTGQPRVPHPHPHPHPHPHSHHPHPHPHPHPHHPHSHPSPHLSQPQLVPSSPSSPGSPSFPLPSTHHQPLPPMYHQSASSAHCSPPTPPPQAHSPRPSHIPGGLFRSPAHHQHHHHHNHHYHQPSSGQTSQDIGQASPVAPVLCPEANCSTTSGSSPSTRSRKPGAIIESFVNHAPGVFSGTFSGTLHPNCQDSTGRPRRDIGTILQILNDLLSATRHYQGMPPSLTQLRYQTQCGSPTSPSPSPPPSPPVVGMTGLSAKATSVPASSPSSPAPILHPLVQCQSQIRMCKPPGDRLRQTENRATRCKVERLQLLMQQKRLRRKARRDQRAPYQWLPNRKAGRSNSNSSMSSEGSLDLDFDDSVWKPDVKADLKTEFVLA; translated from the exons GTTATCGGATGGACCAGCATCCCAGCGCCCGGAGCTGCACCAGTCGCGGGGCTTCGTCCTGCGAGGCCGTCTCGACTGAGCCCTCCATGAATCTGTACATCCACTCAACCACCGGCACACGCTTTGAGCTCTCCCTGCCCCTGGAAGAGACCGTGGAAGGACTGAAGAGGAGGCTTTCACAAAAACTCAAAGTACCAAAAGAGAGACTCGCTCTGCTACACAAAGACAC GCGACTAAGTTCGGGCAAACTCCAGGATCTAGGCATATCCGATGGGAGCAAGTTAACACTTGTACCAACAGTTGAAGCAGGATTAATG TCTCAAGCATCAAGACCAGAGCAGTCAGTCATGCAAGCCTTGGAGAGTTTAACAGAAACTCAG gtcagtgacttcctgtccggccGCTCCCCACTCACCCTGGCACTGCGTGTTGGCGATCACATGATGTTCGTCCAGCTCCAGTTGGCGGCGCAGCAGTCTGGTGGTCCCCAGCTCCAGCACAGACACGTCATAACCCGGGGCAACGCAGACACTGCAGTGGGGCAGCCAACGGGGCAACCTCGTGTTCCCCaccctcaccctcaccctcacccccaccctcactcccaccacccccacccccacccccacccccacccccatcaTCCACACAGTCATCCCAGCCCCCACTTGTCCCAGCCTCAGTTAgtcccttcctccccctcttctcctggCTCCCCATCCTTCCCCCTGCCCTCCACGCACCACCAACCCCTCCCTCCAATGTACCACCAGTCAGCCTCTTCAGCTCACTGTAGCCcccctactcctcctcctcaagcCCACTCCCCTCGCCCATCACACATCCCCGGAGGTCTTTTCCGCTCTCCAGcccaccatcaacatcatcatcatcacaaccaccacTACCACCAGCCTTCCTCAGGCCAAACCAGCCAAGACATTGGCCAGGCCAGCCCTGTAGCCCCAGTCCTCTGCCCTGAG GCTAACTGCAGCACCACCAGTGGCAGCAGTCCATCTACACGCTCCCGTAAACCAGGCGCTATCATTGAGAGCTTTGTCAACCACGCTCCCGGAGTCTTCTCAGGGACCTTTTCAG GCACTTTGCACCCTAACTGCCAGGACAGCACTGGGCGCCCCAGACGAGATATCGGTACCATCCTTCAGATCCTGAATGACCTCCTGAGCGCCACACGCCACTATCAGGGCATGCCCCCTTCTCTCACCCAGCTCCGCTACCAGACCCAGTGTGGTTCACCTACCTCCCCATCCCCATCGCCACCTCCTTCTCCCCCGGTTGTTGGCATGACAGGCCTCTCTGCCAAAGCTACCTCGGTGCCCGCCAGCAGCCCTAGCAGCCCTGCGCCGATCCTTCACCCACTGGTGCAGTGCCAGAGTCAAATACGCATGTGCAAGCCCCCTG GTGACCGCCTGCGTCAAACCGAGAACCGTGCAACCCGCTGCAAGGTGGAGCGCCTGCAGCTGCTGATGCAGCAGAAGCGTCTGCGCAGGAAGGCCAGGCGGGACCAGCGAGCTCCCTATCAGTGGCTGCCCAACAGGAAGGCCGGAcgcagcaacagcaacagcagcatgtCGAGCGAGGGCTCCCTGGACCTGGACTTTGACGATTCAGTGTGGAAGCCCGATGTCAAGGCTGACTTGAAGACAGAGTTCGTCTTGGCCTGA